One region of Clostridiales bacterium genomic DNA includes:
- a CDS encoding tyrosine-protein phosphatase produces the protein MKKLYEETAVQDIAAAIREKNGTATKYKVAEMGDAVRRCLNTGVETEVYTFDQCRAEVDRYLKNVTYDPSDYAVSQIPEYVTTVSANRPVGVDIVMKSAGTLTIVDGYTGNSVSQPVSAGAITIYNCTPGSISTFVLLVGGKVIQQGVIKPTGACRMIHLLNVGNVRDLGGWDCDGGRVKYGLLFRGGEMYGYLTDDGRQQAIDMLGILKEIDLRFASELNGRTESGFGPTVDMLWVDMTWNDLAYQKSSGNIKAIFDPLFDYVIANKPTYFHCSAGADRTGVVALLCEAILGVSQSDCDKDYELSSFNSGVSTDAEARRRNETPWTREINYLNAYPGATFRDKVVNFMVSCGITIEKINAFRAAMIDGTPETVTADIATYSITKTLTDVTVSNGAASVQQYQPFVASITPTNGKLIESIKVTMGGKDVTAAVLRGSTDVLRRAVRVALTKCTSSNPRAYVIDGQSYCTAITADTGCEVSNVKIMMGGEDVSTFYKDGVIAIPEVIGDIVITATAVAQAPAYTNLLDAAIDMDGNVIGHTPMYKNMRYNSSSGAPVAHSGTNITGLLPVKKGDVVRIRWKGNTDVSYQSIKFFKSDRTQVKVGYTSLANIEKGQAGPVINFNAANGVADFEFTSSNGAAYFSIVLYDTLENVIVTTNEEII, from the coding sequence ATGAAAAAGCTCTACGAAGAAACCGCCGTACAGGACATTGCAGCAGCTATCCGCGAGAAAAATGGCACTGCAACGAAATACAAAGTCGCGGAGATGGGCGATGCTGTGAGGCGCTGCTTGAACACCGGAGTGGAAACCGAAGTGTACACATTTGACCAGTGCCGCGCAGAGGTAGACAGGTATCTGAAAAACGTCACTTACGACCCCTCGGACTACGCTGTCTCGCAGATACCCGAATATGTGACGACAGTGAGCGCAAACCGACCTGTTGGCGTAGACATTGTGATGAAGTCCGCCGGAACGCTGACAATCGTGGACGGGTACACAGGTAACAGTGTTTCGCAGCCGGTCAGCGCAGGAGCAATCACAATCTATAACTGCACACCGGGCTCGATATCAACTTTTGTGCTGCTTGTTGGCGGAAAAGTTATCCAGCAGGGCGTCATTAAACCGACCGGAGCGTGCCGCATGATTCATTTGCTGAACGTGGGCAACGTGCGCGATCTTGGAGGCTGGGATTGCGATGGTGGCAGGGTAAAGTACGGGCTGCTCTTCAGGGGCGGCGAGATGTATGGATATCTGACCGATGACGGCAGACAACAGGCGATTGATATGCTCGGAATCCTCAAGGAAATTGACCTGCGTTTTGCGTCTGAACTGAACGGCAGGACAGAAAGTGGCTTTGGACCGACCGTAGATATGCTGTGGGTTGATATGACATGGAACGACCTTGCGTATCAGAAGTCAAGCGGGAATATCAAGGCGATCTTCGACCCGCTCTTCGATTATGTCATCGCAAACAAGCCGACATACTTCCACTGCTCTGCGGGCGCAGATCGAACGGGCGTGGTCGCTCTGCTGTGCGAAGCGATACTTGGGGTATCACAATCCGACTGTGATAAGGATTACGAACTCTCGAGTTTTAATTCTGGCGTCAGCACAGATGCGGAAGCCCGTCGCAGGAACGAAACGCCGTGGACGCGCGAGATTAACTACTTGAATGCCTATCCTGGTGCGACATTCCGCGATAAGGTGGTTAATTTTATGGTGTCGTGCGGCATTACAATCGAAAAAATCAACGCTTTCCGAGCAGCTATGATCGACGGGACGCCGGAGACAGTGACGGCAGATATCGCAACGTACAGCATCACAAAAACACTCACTGATGTCACAGTCAGCAACGGAGCGGCATCTGTGCAGCAGTACCAGCCGTTCGTAGCAAGCATCACTCCCACGAACGGCAAATTGATTGAATCCATCAAAGTGACGATGGGCGGGAAGGACGTGACTGCTGCTGTATTGCGTGGCAGCACGGACGTGCTGAGGCGAGCTGTACGGGTCGCTTTGACAAAATGCACAAGTAGCAACCCACGCGCGTATGTCATCGACGGGCAGTCTTATTGTACTGCGATAACTGCCGACACGGGGTGCGAAGTCAGTAATGTAAAAATCATGATGGGAGGTGAGGACGTGTCCACATTTTACAAAGATGGGGTCATAGCTATTCCAGAGGTGATCGGCGATATTGTTATCACGGCAACCGCTGTAGCCCAAGCCCCAGCATATACAAACCTGCTTGATGCCGCGATTGACATGGATGGAAACGTCATCGGGCATACGCCTATGTATAAAAATATGCGATACAATAGCAGCAGCGGTGCACCTGTTGCACACTCAGGGACGAATATCACGGGCTTGCTCCCGGTCAAAAAGGGTGATGTCGTGCGTATTCGATGGAAAGGGAACACTGATGTGTCATATCAATCTATCAAGTTTTTCAAGTCTGACCGAACCCAAGTCAAAGTCGGATATACATCTTTGGCCAATATCGAAAAAGGCCAAGCAGGGCCTGTTATAAACTTTAATGCTGCCAATGGAGTTGCCGATTTTGAGTTTACCAGCTCAAATGGCGCAGCCTATTTTTCAATCGTGCTCTACGACACGCTGGAAAATGTAATTGTTACTACAAACGAAGAAATCATATAA
- a CDS encoding phage holin family protein encodes MDRLTTIKAAACTAAAALTAFWGWTGWLAAAWFLAMLLDYATGSAAALRAGTWSSRAAREGLWHKAGSVAGVLVAALLDFALRVLLGSVPGLGIDYDVLLCPLVTAWYLLTELGSIAENAGALGAPMPQFLMRAIAALRAGISDRGGGDGNGGGAA; translated from the coding sequence ATGGACCGACTCACAACGATCAAAGCGGCCGCCTGCACGGCGGCCGCAGCGCTGACGGCCTTCTGGGGCTGGACGGGCTGGCTGGCGGCGGCATGGTTTCTGGCCATGCTGCTCGACTATGCCACCGGCAGCGCCGCCGCCCTGCGCGCCGGAACGTGGAGCAGCCGCGCCGCCCGCGAGGGCCTGTGGCACAAGGCGGGCAGCGTGGCGGGCGTGCTCGTGGCGGCGCTGCTGGACTTTGCCCTGCGCGTGCTGCTCGGCAGCGTGCCGGGGCTGGGCATCGACTACGACGTGCTGCTGTGCCCGCTCGTGACGGCGTGGTATCTGCTGACGGAGCTGGGCAGCATCGCCGAAAACGCGGGCGCGCTCGGCGCGCCGATGCCGCAGTTTCTCATGCGGGCGATCGCCGCCCTGCGCGCCGGCATTTCCGACCGCGGCGGCGGAGACGGGAACGGAGGCGGCGCGGCATGA
- a CDS encoding N-acetylmuramoyl-L-alanine amidase — protein MEFVSCDPSNYRAGRTQPVRYIVMHYTANNGDTARNNCDYYHRVGGLQASAHYFCDEYGAMQSVLECDTAWHCGARAYWHPECRNANSIGIEMCSRKRADGSYYILPETVANAATLAKGIMQRYGIDTEHVVRHYDVTGKRCPMPWVDDPAQWTAFLATLMPEHPNEEEEGPMTRYNKIDDMPAWARSDAQRLIDRGALRGNERGELDLSPDMLRTLIVCQRMVDQAKET, from the coding sequence ATGGAATTTGTTTCTTGCGATCCGTCAAATTACCGCGCCGGGCGCACGCAGCCGGTGCGGTACATTGTGATGCACTACACGGCAAACAACGGCGACACTGCGCGCAACAACTGCGATTACTACCACCGCGTGGGCGGCCTGCAGGCCAGCGCGCACTATTTTTGCGACGAGTATGGCGCGATGCAGTCCGTGCTCGAGTGCGACACGGCGTGGCACTGCGGCGCGCGGGCGTACTGGCACCCCGAGTGCCGCAATGCCAACAGCATCGGCATCGAGATGTGCAGCCGCAAGCGCGCCGACGGCAGCTACTACATCCTGCCGGAGACCGTGGCAAACGCCGCGACCTTGGCAAAAGGCATCATGCAGCGCTATGGCATCGACACGGAGCACGTTGTGCGGCACTACGACGTGACGGGCAAGCGCTGCCCCATGCCGTGGGTGGACGACCCGGCGCAGTGGACGGCATTTCTGGCCACGCTGATGCCGGAACACCCGAACGAAGAGGAGGAAGGACCCATGACACGATACAACAAAATCGACGACATGCCCGCGTGGGCGCGCAGCGATGCGCAGCGGCTCATCGACCGCGGCGCACTGCGGGGCAATGAACGCGGCGAGCTGGATCTCTCGCCGGACATGCTGCGCACGCTGATCGTGTGCCAGCGGATGGTCGATCAGGCAAAGGAGACATAA